The Streptococcus oralis Uo5 genome includes a window with the following:
- the xerD gene encoding site-specific tyrosine recombinase XerD has product MRDRISAFLEEKQDLSANSKQSYKYDLEQFLDIVGDRISETSLKIYQAQLANLKISAQKRKLSACNQFLYFLYRNGEVDSFYRLELAKQAEKKTEKPEILNLDSFWQESNYPEGRLLALLILEMGLLPSEILALKVADINLDFQVLRINKASQQRIVTIPTTLIPELEPLMGQTYLFERGGKAYSRQWAFRQLESFVKEKGFPTLSAQALREQFILKQIENKVDLYEIAKKLGLKTVLTLEKYR; this is encoded by the coding sequence ATGAGAGATAGGATTTCAGCCTTTTTAGAGGAAAAACAGGACTTGTCTGCCAATTCCAAGCAGTCCTATAAGTATGATCTGGAGCAATTTTTAGACATTGTAGGTGATCGGATCTCTGAGACCAGTCTTAAGATTTACCAAGCCCAGCTAGCCAATCTAAAAATCAGCGCCCAGAAGCGAAAACTTTCGGCCTGTAACCAATTTCTCTACTTTCTCTATCGAAACGGAGAAGTGGACAGCTTTTACCGTCTGGAATTAGCCAAACAAGCTGAAAAGAAGACTGAAAAGCCAGAGATTCTAAATTTAGACTCTTTTTGGCAGGAAAGTAATTATCCAGAAGGACGCTTGCTGGCGCTTCTTATCTTGGAAATGGGCTTGCTGCCGAGTGAGATTTTAGCCCTTAAGGTTGCAGATATCAATCTGGATTTTCAGGTGTTGCGAATTAACAAGGCTTCCCAACAGAGGATTGTCACCATTCCCACGACCTTGATTCCAGAGCTAGAACCCTTGATGGGGCAGACCTATCTTTTTGAAAGGGGAGGGAAAGCCTATTCTCGTCAGTGGGCCTTTCGTCAGCTGGAGTCCTTTGTCAAGGAGAAAGGTTTCCCAACCTTATCCGCTCAAGCCTTGCGGGAACAGTTCATTCTAAAACAGATAGAAAACAAGGTCGATTTGTACGAAATTGCAAAAAAATTAGGATTAAAAACAGTCCTGACCTTAGAAAAATATAGATAA
- the yidD gene encoding membrane protein insertion efficiency factor YidD, translating into MKRILIAPVRFYQRFISPAFPPSCRFEPTCSNYMIQAIEKHGFKGVLMGLARILRCHPWSPIGKDPVPDHFSLKRNHKTKRISLILFCIL; encoded by the coding sequence ATGAAACGAATCTTAATAGCGCCAGTACGCTTTTACCAACGTTTTATCTCACCGGCCTTTCCACCCTCTTGTCGCTTTGAGCCGACTTGTTCTAACTACATGATTCAGGCTATTGAAAAACATGGCTTCAAGGGTGTTCTGATGGGCTTGGCTCGGATTTTACGTTGCCACCCCTGGTCGCCAATAGGAAAAGATCCTGTACCAGACCACTTTTCACTCAAACGAAATCATAAAACAAAAAGAATCAGCCTGATTCTTTTTTGTATACTCTAG
- a CDS encoding metallophosphoesterase — MAKQTIIVMSDSHGDSLIVEEIRDRYLGKVDAIFHDGDSELRPDSPLWEGIHVVKGNMDFYAGYPERLVTQLGPTKIIQTHGHLFDINFNFQKLDYWAQEEDADICLYGHLHVPNAWMEGKTLFLNPGSISQPRGTIRECLYARVEIDDSYFKVDFLTRDHEVYPGLSKEFAR, encoded by the coding sequence ATGGCAAAGCAAACCATCATTGTAATGAGTGACTCCCACGGAGATAGCTTGATTGTGGAAGAAATTCGTGATCGCTATCTGGGGAAAGTTGATGCCATTTTTCACGATGGTGACTCTGAACTCCGTCCAGACTCTCCGCTTTGGGAGGGCATCCATGTCGTTAAAGGCAACATGGACTTTTATGCTGGCTACCCAGAACGTTTGGTGACTCAACTTGGTCCAACCAAGATCATCCAGACGCATGGACACTTGTTTGATATCAATTTCAACTTTCAAAAGTTGGACTACTGGGCTCAGGAAGAAGATGCCGATATCTGTCTCTATGGTCACTTGCATGTGCCAAATGCTTGGATGGAAGGCAAAACACTCTTTTTAAATCCAGGCTCCATCAGCCAACCACGAGGAACCATCAGAGAATGCCTCTATGCCCGTGTGGAGATTGATGACAGCTATTTTAAAGTAGACTTTTTGACACGTGATCATGAGGTTTATCCAGGCTTGTCCAAGGAGTTTGCTCGATGA
- a CDS encoding pseudouridine synthase, with translation MRINKYIAHAGVASRRKAEELIKQGLVTVNGQVVRELATTIKSGDKVEVEGQPIYNEEKVYYLLNKPRGVISSVTDDKGRKTVVDLLPNVKERIYPVGRLDWDTSGVLILTNDGDFTDEMIHPRNEIDKVYIARVKGVANKDNLRPLTRGLEIDGKKTKPAVYEILKVDPVKNRSVVQLTIHEGRNHQVKKMFEAVGLQVDKLSRTRFGHLDLTGLRPGEARRLNKKEISQLHTMAVTKK, from the coding sequence ATGAGAATCAATAAATATATTGCCCACGCAGGTGTGGCCAGTAGGAGAAAAGCAGAAGAGTTGATCAAGCAAGGTTTGGTGACAGTTAACGGCCAAGTGGTGCGTGAACTCGCAACGACCATCAAGTCTGGTGACAAGGTCGAAGTGGAAGGTCAGCCCATCTACAACGAAGAAAAGGTCTACTATCTGCTTAACAAACCACGTGGAGTGATTTCCAGTGTGACAGATGACAAGGGCCGCAAGACTGTTGTGGATCTCTTGCCAAATGTTAAAGAACGCATTTACCCTGTGGGACGTTTGGACTGGGATACATCAGGTGTCTTGATTTTGACCAATGACGGGGACTTTACAGACGAGATGATTCACCCCCGTAATGAGATTGACAAGGTCTATATCGCGCGTGTTAAAGGTGTGGCCAATAAGGATAATCTCCGCCCCTTGACCCGTGGTCTTGAGATTGATGGCAAGAAAACCAAGCCGGCTGTCTATGAAATTCTCAAAGTGGATCCAGTCAAAAACCGCTCTGTGGTACAGTTGACTATCCATGAAGGGCGTAACCATCAGGTTAAAAAGATGTTTGAAGCCGTCGGTCTTCAAGTTGATAAACTGTCTCGGACACGTTTCGGACACCTAGACTTGACAGGTCTTCGTCCAGGAGAAGCCCGTCGCCTTAATAAAAAAGAAATCAGCCAACTACACACTATGGCTGTAACCAAGAAATAA
- a CDS encoding Na/Pi cotransporter family protein, with product MSINWQEILFHFLGGLGLFLYSIKTMGDGLQQAAGDRLRFYIDKYTSNPFLGVLVGIVVTALIQSSTGVTVITVGLVSASLLTLRQAIGIIMGANIGTTVTSFIIGFKLGEYALPLIFLGTMFLFFTKNRTANNIGRILFGVGGIFYALNLISAGMSPLKDLPQFKEYMVTLGQNPILGVVAGAVITVLIQASSATIGILQGLYAGGFLDLKGSLPVLFGDNIGTTLTVIIAAAGANISAKRVAATHVTFNVLGTILCLILLGPFTAMIEYFQALLHLSPEMTIAFSHGAFNVSNTIVQFPFIGALAYFVTKLIPGEDEVVKYEPLYLDEQLIQQSPSIALGNAKKELLHLGNYAAKAFDLSYTYIIGLDEKVAEKGHKTEEAINTIDEKLTRYLIRLSSESLSQKESEVLTNILDSSRDLERIGDHAEALLNLTDYLQRKNVQFSDAALEELAEIYQATTAFIKDALDSVENNDIEKAQSLIERHKEINNMERVLRKTHIKRLNKGECSTQAGVNFIDIISHYTRVSDHAMNLAEKVIAEQI from the coding sequence ATGTCCATTAATTGGCAGGAAATTTTATTTCACTTTTTAGGAGGTCTAGGACTGTTTTTATACAGTATCAAGACCATGGGAGACGGTTTGCAACAAGCTGCTGGAGATCGCCTTCGTTTTTACATTGACAAGTACACTAGCAATCCCTTTTTAGGTGTTCTAGTCGGGATTGTCGTGACCGCCCTGATTCAGTCAAGTACAGGGGTTACAGTTATCACGGTTGGGCTGGTCAGCGCTAGTCTTCTCACTCTTAGACAGGCTATCGGAATTATCATGGGAGCCAACATCGGAACCACCGTTACTTCCTTTATCATCGGTTTCAAACTAGGTGAGTATGCTTTACCCTTGATTTTCCTTGGAACCATGTTCCTCTTCTTTACAAAAAACAGAACAGCAAACAATATCGGGCGCATCCTGTTTGGTGTAGGGGGGATCTTCTACGCTCTCAACCTCATCAGTGCCGGTATGAGTCCGCTTAAAGATTTACCACAATTCAAGGAATATATGGTAACCTTGGGACAAAATCCTATTTTAGGAGTAGTAGCCGGTGCAGTGATTACCGTCCTCATCCAGGCTTCCTCGGCTACAATCGGGATTTTGCAAGGTCTCTATGCAGGTGGATTCCTTGACCTTAAAGGTTCACTACCAGTTCTCTTCGGAGATAATATCGGAACAACCTTAACCGTTATCATTGCAGCAGCTGGAGCTAACATCTCTGCAAAACGCGTTGCTGCAACCCACGTTACCTTTAACGTTTTAGGAACTATTCTTTGCTTAATCTTATTAGGCCCCTTCACTGCTATGATCGAGTACTTCCAGGCACTCCTTCACCTCTCACCTGAGATGACAATCGCCTTCTCTCACGGTGCCTTTAACGTAAGTAACACCATTGTACAATTTCCTTTCATCGGAGCCTTGGCCTACTTTGTAACCAAGCTCATCCCTGGTGAAGACGAGGTTGTCAAGTACGAGCCCCTTTATCTCGACGAGCAACTTATCCAGCAATCTCCTTCTATCGCTCTAGGAAATGCTAAAAAAGAACTTTTGCACTTGGGGAACTATGCAGCCAAAGCTTTTGACCTTTCTTATACCTATATTATCGGTTTGGATGAAAAGGTAGCTGAAAAAGGGCACAAAACAGAGGAAGCCATCAACACCATCGATGAAAAACTCACTCGTTACCTCATCAGACTCTCAAGCGAATCCTTGAGCCAAAAGGAAAGTGAAGTCTTGACTAACATTCTGGATTCATCTCGTGATTTGGAACGGATTGGGGACCACGCAGAAGCTCTTCTCAACCTAACAGACTACCTCCAACGTAAGAATGTTCAGTTTTCTGATGCTGCTTTAGAGGAATTAGCTGAGATTTATCAAGCAACAACTGCATTTATCAAGGATGCCCTTGATAGTGTGGAAAACAATGATATTGAAAAAGCTCAAAGTCTGATTGAACGCCATAAAGAAATCAACAATATGGAACGCGTTCTCAGAAAGACCCACATCAAACGCCTTAATAAGGGTGAGTGTTCTACACAAGCTGGAGTCAACTTTATCGACATCATTTCCCACTACACTCGTGTGTCTGACCATGCTATGAACCTAGCTGAAAAGGTCATCGCTGAACAAATCTAA
- a CDS encoding segregation/condensation protein A yields MDIKLKDFEGPLDLLLHLVSKYQMDIYDVPITEVIEQYLAYVSTLQAMRLEVTGEYMVMASQLMLIKSRKLLPKVAEVTDLEDDLEQDLLSQIEEYRKFKLLGEHLEAKHQDRAQYYSKAPTELIYEDAELVHDKTTIDLFLAFSNILAKKKEEFAQNHTTILRDEYKIEDMMVIVKESLTGRDQLRLQDLFKEAQNVQEVITLFLATLELIKTQELILVQEESFGDIYLMEKKEENQEAQS; encoded by the coding sequence ATGGATATTAAATTAAAAGATTTTGAAGGGCCACTGGACTTACTCTTGCACTTGGTTTCTAAGTACCAGATGGATATCTACGATGTGCCCATTACGGAAGTTATCGAACAGTATCTAGCCTATGTCTCAACTCTGCAGGCCATGCGTCTAGAAGTGACGGGCGAGTATATGGTCATGGCTAGTCAGCTGATGCTGATCAAGAGTCGCAAGCTCTTGCCAAAGGTAGCAGAAGTGACAGACTTAGAGGATGACCTAGAGCAGGACCTTCTCTCCCAGATCGAAGAATACCGCAAGTTCAAGCTCTTGGGTGAGCACTTGGAGGCTAAGCATCAAGATCGGGCCCAGTACTATTCCAAAGCGCCGACAGAGTTGATTTACGAAGATGCAGAGCTTGTACATGACAAGACGACCATTGACCTCTTTTTGGCTTTTTCAAATATCCTAGCCAAGAAAAAAGAGGAGTTCGCTCAGAACCACACGACCATCCTGCGCGATGAGTATAAGATTGAGGACATGATGGTCATCGTAAAAGAGTCCTTGACTGGACGAGACCAGTTGCGCTTGCAGGATTTGTTCAAGGAAGCCCAGAATGTTCAAGAGGTTATTACCCTCTTTTTGGCAACCCTAGAGTTAATCAAAACCCAGGAGCTGATTCTCGTGCAAGAGGAGAGTTTCGGAGATATCTATCTCATGGAAAAGAAGGAAGAAAATCAAGAGGCACAAAGCTAG
- the scpB gene encoding SMC-Scp complex subunit ScpB, translating to MSTLAEIEALLFVAGEDGIRVRQLAELLSLPPTGIQQSLEKLAQKYEKDQDSSLSLIETGGAYRLVTKPQFAAILKEYSKAPINQSLSRAALETLSIIAYKQPITRIEIDAIRGVNSSGALAKLQAFDLIREDGKKEVLGRPNLYVTTDYFLDYMGINHLEELPVIDELEIQAQESQLFGERIEEDENQ from the coding sequence ATGAGTACTTTAGCAGAAATAGAAGCGCTCTTGTTTGTAGCAGGTGAAGATGGGATTCGGGTTCGTCAGTTGGCTGAACTCCTCTCACTTCCACCGACAGGCATCCAACAGAGTTTAGAAAAATTAGCCCAGAAGTATGAAAAAGACCAAGATTCGAGCTTGTCCCTGATCGAGACAGGTGGTGCATACAGATTGGTCACCAAGCCTCAATTTGCAGCGATTTTGAAGGAATACTCCAAGGCACCCATCAACCAAAGTTTGTCTCGGGCTGCTCTTGAAACCTTGTCCATCATTGCCTACAAGCAACCCATCACGCGGATAGAAATTGATGCTATCCGTGGTGTCAACTCGAGCGGGGCCTTGGCAAAGTTGCAGGCCTTTGACTTGATACGAGAAGATGGAAAAAAAGAAGTGTTGGGTCGTCCCAATCTCTATGTGACTACGGATTATTTCCTAGATTACATGGGAATTAACCATTTGGAAGAACTGCCAGTGATTGATGAGCTTGAGATTCAAGCCCAAGAAAGCCAATTATTTGGTGAAAGGATAGAAGAAGATGAGAATCAATAA
- a CDS encoding bacteriocin immunity protein, with translation MVEPNLESLIKDLYNHARQGLSEDLVAALLETAKKLPTTNEQLLAVRLSGLVTRELLTNPKHPAPELINLARFIKREEAKYRGTAVSAIMFGELFKML, from the coding sequence ATGGTAGAACCAAATCTAGAAAGCCTTATAAAAGATCTCTATAATCATGCCCGTCAGGGCTTGAGTGAAGATTTAGTTGCTGCTCTCCTAGAGACTGCTAAAAAACTACCAACTACAAATGAGCAATTACTAGCAGTCCGTCTCTCAGGACTGGTCACCCGTGAATTGCTCACCAATCCCAAACACCCAGCACCTGAACTGATCAACTTGGCGCGCTTTATCAAAAGAGAAGAAGCCAAGTACAGAGGCACTGCAGTTTCTGCTATTATGTTTGGAGAGCTATTTAAAATGCTTTGA
- the cbpB gene encoding cyclic-di-AMP-binding protein CbpB, with the protein MIAKEFEAFLLEQEETFLTPAENLAALIDTHNADHAILVLSQITYTRIPVVTFDKRFVGTIGLRDILAYQMEQGLTDEQMATTDIVNMTKTDVAVVAPDYNITEVLHKLVDEPFLSVVDDEGIFQGIITRKSILKAVNALLHDFSKEYEIRCK; encoded by the coding sequence ATGATTGCCAAGGAATTTGAAGCATTTTTATTGGAGCAGGAAGAGACTTTTCTTACCCCTGCTGAGAATCTAGCAGCCTTGATTGATACCCATAATGCTGATCATGCGATTTTAGTGCTGAGCCAAATCACCTATACCCGTATCCCAGTTGTGACCTTTGACAAACGCTTTGTCGGAACCATTGGTCTGAGAGATATTTTGGCTTATCAAATGGAGCAAGGTTTGACAGATGAACAGATGGCAACGACAGATATCGTCAATATGACTAAGACAGATGTGGCAGTTGTCGCTCCAGACTATAACATCACAGAAGTCCTCCATAAACTGGTGGATGAACCCTTCTTGTCAGTGGTAGATGATGAAGGAATTTTCCAAGGAATCATCACGCGCAAGTCCATCCTCAAGGCCGTTAATGCCCTCTTGCATGACTTTAGTAAGGAATATGAGATTCGATGCAAATGA
- a CDS encoding nucleoside-triphosphate diphosphatase: protein MTNKIYEYKDDQDWYVGVWDVYGGIYSLIKDPLELDFMDLARIFRDEENGFPITITVMRWSSNFRLLSFIVEILNAEAGRNLEVIQRQGALLLVENGQLLHVELPKEGVNVQDFFETSKVRETLLIATRNEGKTKEFRAIFDKLGYDVENLNDYPDLPEVAETGMTFEENARLKAETISQLTGKMVLADDSGLKVDVLGGLPGVWSARFAGVGATDRENNAKLLHELAMVFELKDRSAQFHTTLVVASPNKESLVVEADWPGYINFEPKGENGFGYDPLFLVGETGKSAAELTLEEKNSQSHRALAVKKLLEVFPSWQSKPSL from the coding sequence ATGACAAACAAAATTTATGAATACAAGGATGACCAGGACTGGTATGTCGGTGTCTGGGATGTCTATGGAGGCATCTATAGCCTTATCAAAGATCCTCTCGAGCTTGATTTTATGGATTTAGCGCGGATTTTTCGTGACGAAGAAAATGGCTTTCCGATTACGATAACGGTGATGCGCTGGTCTTCCAACTTCCGTCTGCTCTCCTTTATCGTTGAGATTTTAAATGCAGAAGCAGGACGTAACTTGGAAGTCATCCAACGTCAGGGAGCCCTGCTCTTGGTTGAAAATGGGCAACTCCTGCATGTAGAATTGCCTAAAGAAGGGGTCAATGTTCAAGACTTCTTTGAAACTAGTAAGGTTAGAGAAACCTTGTTGATTGCGACTCGTAACGAGGGCAAGACCAAGGAATTCCGAGCTATCTTTGATAAGTTAGGCTATGATGTGGAAAATCTCAATGACTACCCTGACCTACCTGAAGTAGCTGAAACAGGCATGACCTTTGAAGAAAATGCCCGTCTCAAGGCAGAAACCATTTCCCAATTAACAGGCAAGATGGTGCTAGCAGATGATTCAGGTCTCAAAGTCGATGTCCTCGGCGGTTTGCCAGGAGTCTGGTCAGCCCGTTTTGCAGGTGTGGGAGCAACTGATCGTGAAAACAATGCCAAACTCTTGCACGAATTGGCCATGGTCTTTGAACTCAAGGACCGCTCAGCCCAGTTCCATACAACCCTAGTCGTAGCTAGTCCAAACAAGGAAAGCTTGGTTGTCGAAGCTGACTGGCCAGGTTATATCAACTTTGAACCCAAGGGGGAAAATGGCTTTGGCTATGACCCGCTTTTCCTTGTGGGAGAGACAGGTAAGTCAGCAGCAGAATTAACCCTTGAAGAAAAAAATAGCCAATCCCACCGTGCCTTAGCCGTTAAGAAACTTTTGGAGGTATTTCCATCATGGCAAAGCAAACCATCATTGTAA
- the pepA gene encoding glutamyl aminopeptidase — translation MTTLFSKIKEVTELAAISGHEAPVRTYLREKLTPHVDEVVTDGLGGIFGIKHSEAADAPRVLVASHMDEVGFMVSEIKPDGTFRVVEIGGWNPMVVSSQRFKLFTRDGREIPVISGSVPPHLTRGTGGPTMPAISDIIFDGGFADKAEAESFGIRPGDTIVPDSSAILTVNEKNIISKAWDNRYGVLMVSELAEALSGQKLGNELYLGSNVQEEVGLRGAHTSTTKFDPEVFLAVDCSPAGDVYGGQGKIGDGTLIRFYDPGHLLLPGMKDFLLTTAEEAGIKYQYYCGKGGTDAGAAHLKNGGVPSTTIGVCARYIHSHQTLYAMDDFLEAQAFLQALVKKLDRSTVDLIKNY, via the coding sequence ATGACAACATTATTTTCAAAAATCAAAGAAGTAACAGAGCTTGCTGCGATCTCAGGTCATGAAGCACCTGTCCGTACTTATCTTCGTGAGAAGTTGACACCGCACGTGGATGAAGTAGTGACAGATGGCTTGGGTGGTATTTTTGGTATTAAGCATTCAGAAGCTGCGGATGCGCCACGCGTCCTGGTCGCTTCTCACATGGACGAAGTTGGTTTTATGGTCAGCGAAATTAAGCCAGATGGTACCTTCCGTGTCGTTGAAATCGGTGGCTGGAATCCAATGGTAGTCAGCAGCCAACGCTTCAAACTCTTTACTCGTGATGGTCGTGAAATTCCTGTGATTTCAGGTTCTGTCCCTCCACATTTGACACGTGGAACAGGAGGACCAACTATGCCAGCAATTTCAGATATCATTTTTGATGGTGGATTTGCAGACAAGGCTGAGGCAGAAAGCTTTGGTATCCGTCCGGGTGACACGATTGTCCCTGATAGCTCCGCTATCTTGACAGTCAATGAAAAAAATATCATCTCAAAAGCTTGGGACAACCGCTATGGAGTTCTTATGGTTAGTGAGCTAGCAGAAGCCCTTTCAGGTCAAAAACTCGGGAATGAACTCTATCTTGGCTCGAACGTCCAAGAAGAGGTTGGTCTTCGTGGCGCTCATACTTCTACAACTAAGTTTGACCCAGAAGTCTTCCTAGCAGTTGACTGTTCACCTGCTGGTGATGTCTACGGTGGCCAAGGCAAGATTGGGGATGGCACCTTGATTCGCTTCTACGATCCAGGTCACTTGCTTCTCCCAGGCATGAAGGATTTCCTTTTGACAACGGCTGAAGAAGCTGGTATCAAGTACCAATACTACTGTGGAAAAGGCGGAACGGACGCTGGAGCAGCTCATCTGAAAAATGGCGGTGTTCCTTCTACAACTATCGGGGTCTGCGCCCGTTATATCCACTCTCATCAAACACTCTACGCGATGGATGACTTCCTAGAAGCTCAAGCTTTCTTGCAAGCCTTAGTGAAAAAATTGGACCGCTCAACTGTTGATTTGATTAAAAATTATTAA